A genomic segment from Daphnia pulex isolate KAP4 chromosome 5, ASM2113471v1 encodes:
- the LOC124194478 gene encoding protein capicua homolog isoform X3 — MQQRRVETRSRKQEHSAAGKGLISHKGQSVGGSSADVVARLLVPPPPPPSQTVYPAGTCSAIIDECRTAVAMSNQHESAVVARRVPKKRKFDPAEYEQSADRTSPRHYNHSSQVPAAVAAGSSSVISSSVVVATIPAALTTASSSSPPVLLPRVATPPAAHVDLNEWRCHRVLAKSGSRYLTGVIRSGHGHSDVLVQLDGHEQPTLYSDVTRAGKFDVVSDASPSPSQLTLGARVCLRVDDHPQLSVFVEGVICQISSKPIQYLVRTIGQNPDVERWITRPSLRLLQPPWWEELENGPEPSSTPVPIPPPATETYQPDPAVVVNRVDYHHHHQQQQHADSYHSSRPPSTGPPVEVHLEAIHPNTDALVVTTTQSAHSSGSEELLPSQAAGRPAFHEYDYGGESDEDLKREDITFHSESGYTVAGRSLSLTPGALADGVGGGIDGKFSGSSGSKRSSMQSRGSSCSILDPSPGGSLTPRSQPTTPSPFPGARSLTGTPQKYKKGDVVAGPSGIRKKFNGKQWRRLCSKEGCNKESQRRGYCSRHLSIKGKSLRSSGGAGASSSSLGGLTFPSGGNKAFTKDGQEMDWEETLSRDSVEPSPSGSYSTSNSTPTAESGLQRSLRIGGGALIAGSSGGRDGLSLEETEAANMLVSLSNSRSTTPATHYGLATDLSSTSRLLQSPPNSHVLTVGMRHNLFLPISQPTATSTAALSTSMGFHRSQLGSYSHCKEQPIIRPVGHSTPRAIIPSLASYHHHHPLHQHPGVIRPESQRPGLIPASSTTTSVIRISPTTQHMAQQQHPVSFTPPIVASQAQSNQSPSSYPLNLQQQHQHQSFHHNMMDGSSTTSPGQYQQQTGEEAAKLWYRQKHQSGQQQGGPPLLHQALTGNAHSHQQQQQRSSTLTVIQTGHNQQGGLSTSSGVLIAPSNVPLNLHVGKSNAALHQPSSGGQSSYSIISLVQPESSTPAHHHQQSNHQQQHVGAEDHFQATAIRPAPLYYLIPSKSLVDNPPPSSSAHVSVRSNNGNNQNEEEDGRPGIIKSSALKGASKKERSASPAAVNQQQQQWWSQQQQQNPARNGLNSTRVGGVSAFQSVSAEKPGHNEMGPHKREENGLKPSLDSSSTTAAAAAPLVNLENGGGGGRVASRESVGERRRSSVTQDLTEYTYSVAGEPDAEVADDDDVFEMEAAGGGGGEPVAPGNSSGGGGGGGVGGTLSEAKRRTQSLGSLTGEPKSPRKAKEKDHVRRPMNAFMIFSKRHRALVHQRHPNQDNRTVSKILGEWWYSLGPQEKQKYHDLAFQVKEAHFKAHPEWKWCSKDRRKSGSTSSSKGDSKEPRGTLGSTGDLSAEEPKVDPPVVPQSHLSSVMGPPSAESTLNLNGHQTKANKLRRQALSEDLSDDDRMVICEETAEPTGPEIDLQCREHVVSDTESEAENQCDVPTSTPSLMQREPAVFPQQPFGSPSSMGPNNSEVTHRPKAIKAKPAPLFEGDPRPVASDLFTGAPSGPVGPQIFHPTGGAFKSMPSPKVTFHPSFEFPKSSPKDAKEDGKRWPGSVPSSPVTKEDPTIETKRPKTPPHSSSGIYPTLGPYFGQYDNMMHSPFYRPGPSNVSHGLPISSGYAQSTMVIPSGPSYTSMSNKHQLQAGFYPPPHALSVRPTTSQHEQTYVSAAAQQNQQNHVTPTWSLKPSVIVSKAPSSGPTSSGNHSLPPAGSISNGTPIRPPSREPIPTSSSAPPCYTVMNMKSGTLCGTLTPVTLNDLSRPARIKAVTATIPVASEMEYAQPASSPNTSHNNSNSSASRQSSTPSTPSTPGVLTHPSDPPGLMPPPELPKFVLAPTPAQLGRAPFQRRQSSTQPLSPSGSSSHSGEEEPISPGGGFGSAPLCSPTVGSAVVSGGFTIPTSTPSTPSVPPSPSQHSAQQAAAKKNMFKRTKDDGMDKVLEQVNFDEKFSHLPEFNPADCQSPSALSLPSSPRVFVQNYRRKRVASTTEEEGDSDVSNTSATPQSGAVVGHKFFGPDFSLDAFKAEGNEGDVCLSPGTPKTPATGKESAEKNFSSLRRILDQRRQLVIQLFQEHGFFPSTQATSLFQALHHDTFPTKQCLQLKIREVRQKMMAQTTTTTTPASGNNVAPPNVSGGNNNNASGFSGGGGGSNEVIDGEGSETIDLAQAADAGC; from the exons ATGCAACAGAGGAGAGTGGAGACCAGATCACGGAAGCAGGAGCATTCGGCCGCCGGCAAGGGTCTTATTAGCCATAAGGGTCAATCAGTGGGCGGCTCGTCGGCTGACGTTGTCGCCCGTCTTCTagtgccaccaccaccaccccccagTCAGACAGTGTACCCGGCTGGGACTTGCAGTGCAATAATCGACGAGTGCAGAACCGCCGTCGCCATGTCCAACCAACACGAGTCAGCGGTCGTAGCCCGTCGCGTGCCCAAAAAGCGAAAATTCGATCCGGCCGAATACGAACAATCGGCTGATCGGACGTCGCCTCGCCATTACAACCATTCTTCCCAAGtgccagcagcagtagcagcggGATCGAGCTCGGTGATCTCATCGTCTGTAGTAGTAGCCACCATCCCAGCAGCTTTGacgacggccagcagcagcagtcctcCCGTTCTTCTTCCTCGAGTCGCTACTCCTCCAGCGGCTCACGTCGATCTCAACGAATGGCGCTGCCATCGTGTCCTGGCTAAATCTGGCAGTCGCTACTTGACGGGAGTCATCCGCAGTGGTCACGGACACAGTGACGTTCTCGTCCAGCTGGACGGACACGAGCAGCCGACACTCTATTCAGATGTCACTCGGGCCGGCAAATTTGACGTCGTCAGCGATGCCAGTCCTTCACCTTCCCAGTTGACACTGGGCGCCAGGGTGTGTCTCCGTGTCGACGATCATCCGCAGTTGTCCGTCTTTGTCGAAGGCGTCATCTGCCAAATATCCAGTAAACCTATACAGTACCTCGTTCGGACCATCGGACAAAATCCGGACGTCGAGCGTTGGATCACCCGACCGTCTCTCCGTCTCCTACAACCCCCATGGTGGGAAGAGTTGGAAAACGGACCTGAACCTTCATCCACGCCGGTACCCATACCGCCGCCAGCAACAGAAACTTATCAGCCAGATCCAGCAGTTGTCGTCAACCGAGTCGAttatcatcaccaccaccagcaacagcagcacgccGACAGTTATCACTCGTCTCGTCCACCGTCCACCGGTCCGCCGGTGGAAGTCCATCTGGAGGCTATCCATCCCAACACTGATGCCTTGGTGGTGACGACGACTCAGAGCGCCCATTCCAGCGGCAGTGAAGAGCTTCTGCCTAGCCAGGCCGCTGGCCGGCCCGCCTTTCACGAGTACGACTACGGCGGTGAGAGTGACGAAGATTTGAAACGTGAGGACATCACCTTCCATTCAGAATCGGGATACACGGTGGCTGGACGCTCGCTTTCGTTGACGCCAGGAGCGTTGGCAGATGGCGTGGGAGGCGGCATTGATGGCAAATTCTCCGGAAGCAGCGGAAGCAAGCGGAGTAGCATGCAGAGTCGCGGGAGCAGTTGCAGCATACTCGATCCGTCTCCGGGCGGTAGTTTGACTCCTCGTTCCCAGCCGACGACGCCCAGTCCTTTCCCGGGCGCCCGCTCTCTCACTGGAACGCCGCAAAAGTATAAAAAGGGCGACGTTGTGGCCGGTCCTAGCGGCATCCGCAAAAAGTTCAACGGCAAACAATGGCGCCGCCTCTGCTCCAAGGAGGGCTGCAACAAGGAGTCGCAGCGGAGGGGCTACTGCTCGAGGCACCTGAGCATCAAAGGCAAAAGCCTGCGCTCCTCTGGTGGCGCAGGTGCTTCCTCGTCCAGTCTCGGCGGCCTAACGTTCCCATCAGGTGGCAACAAGGCGTTCACCAAGGACGGCCAGGAGATGGACTGGGAGGAAACGCTCTCGCGGGACTCTGTTGAGCCGTCTCCCTCGGGCAGCTACAGCACGAGCAACAGCACGCCGACGGCCGAATCTGGATTGCAGCGATCCCTCAGGATCGGTGGAGGAGCTTTGATTGCCGGCAGCAGTGGCGGAAGGGACGGCCTGTCTTTGGAGGAAACGGAAGCGGCCAACATGTTAGTTTCGCTCAGCAATTCGCGCTCAACTACGCCGGCCACTCATTACGGACTGGCCACGGATCTCTCGTCAACATCGCGACTCCTTCAATCGCCGCCAAACTCTCACGTCCTGACGGTTGGCATGCGCCACAATTTGTTTCTGCCCATTTCTCAGCCGACTGCCACTAGCACGGCCGCCTTGTCCACTTCGATGGGATTCCATCGCAGCCAGTTGGGGTCTTATTCGCATTGTAAAGAGCAACCCATTATCCGGCCGGTAGGCCACTCGACCCCCAGGGCCATTATTCCGTCTCTCGCTTCctatcaccaccaccacccactgCACCAGCATCCAGGAGTTATCCGGCCGGAATCACAGCGGCCCGGTTTAATTCCCGCTTCGTCTACTACTACGAGTGTCATCAGGATCTCGCCGACCACCCAACACATggctcaacaacaacatccggtCAGCTTTACACCACCTATCGTCGCCAGTCAAGCTCAGAGTAATCAGTCGCCCTCGTCGTACCCGTTGAAtttgcagcaacaacaccaacaccaGTCGTTTCACCATAATATGATGGATGGATCTTCTACCACGTCGCCAGGACAGTATCAACAGCAAACTGGCGAGGAAGCAGCCAAACTGTGGTACAGACAAAAACATCAGTCGGGTCAACAACAAGGTGGTCCTCCGCTGCTTCATCAAGCCCTGACGGGCAATGCTCACTcacaccaacagcagcagcaacggtcTTCGACGTTGACGGTGATTCAAACTGGACACAACCAACAGGGCGGATTGTCGACATCCAGTGGAGTCCTGATCGCCCCCAGCAACGTTCCGCTTAACCTTCATGTAGGCAAGAGCAACGCGGCCCTTCATCAGCCTTCGTCGGGCGGACAGTCGAGTTATTCCATCATCAGTCTAGTGCAACCGGAATCATCGACTCctgcccatcatcatcagcagtccaaccaccagcagcagcatgtcGGAGCTGAAGATCATTTTCAAGCCACTGCTATCCGTCCGGCGCCGTTATATTACTTGATCCCATCGAAAAGTCTAGTAGAcaatcctcctccttcttcatcCGCTCACGTGTCTGTCCGATCTAATAACGGCAACAACCAGAACGAGGAGGAAGACGGCCGACCAGGTATTATCAAATCATCTGCGTTGAAAGGAGCGTCGAAAAAGGAACGATCCGCTTCCCCAGCCGCTGtcaatcagcagcagcagcagtggtggtctcagcagcagcagcagaatcCGGCCCGGAACGGCCTCAATTCCACTCGAGTGGGTGGTGTTTCAGCTTTCCAGTCTGTGTCTGCCGAGAAGCCGGGCCACAACGAAATGGGCCCCCATAAGCGCGAGGAAAACGGTTTGAAACCGTCGCTAGATTCTTCATCGACTACAG cagcagcagcagcgccattGGTGAACCTTGAaaacggcggcggtggcggtcGGGTAGCGTCTAGGGAATCGGTGGGTGAACGGCGCCGTTCATCCGTCACGCAAGATCTGACCGAGTACACCTACTCTGTCGCCGGGGAACCAGATGCCGAGgttgccgacgacgacgacgtctttGAAATGGAAGCCGCtggcggcggaggaggcgaGCCGGTTGCGCCTGGAAACAGttccggaggaggaggaggaggaggtgtgGGAGGGACTTTGAGCGAAGCGAAACGCCGCACTCAGTCGTTGGGATCCTTGACAGGAGAACCTAAAAGCCCACGCAAG gcaaaagaaaaagatcacgTTCGACGGCCCATGAATGCCTTCATGATCTTCAGCAAGAGACACCGAGCCCTGGTTCACCAGCGCCATCCCAATCAGGACAATCGAACTGTTTCCAAGATTCTCGGCGAATGGTGGTATTCCTTGGGGCCacaggagaaacaaaaataccaTGATCTAGCTTTTCAg GTTAAAGAAGCTCATTTTAAAGCCCATCCGGAATGGAAGTGGTGCAGTAAAGATCGACGCAAATCTGGATCGACCAGTTCGTCCAAAGGCGATAGCAAGGAGCCCCGTGGTACACTTGGCTCCACCGGAGACTTGTCGGCGGAAGAACCTAAAGTTGATCCGCCTGTTGTTCCACAATCTCATCTTTCATCGGTCATGGGACCACCTTCTGCTGAATCAACTCTTAATCTCAATGGACATCAG aCAAAAGCCAACAAACTTCGTCGCCAGGCGCTGAGTGAAGATCTTTCCGATGACGATCGCATG GTTATTTGCGAGGAAACAGCTGAGCCTACTGGACCTGAAATCGACCTCCAGTGTCGTGAACATGTTGTCTCTGACACGGAATCAGAAGCTGAAAACCAGTGCGACGTGCCCACCAGTACTCCCTCACTGATGCAGCGGGAGCCGGCAGTCTTTCCTCAGCAACCGTTTGGCAGTCCATCTTCCATGGGGCCAAATAACTCTGAAGTTACTCATCGTCCTAAAGCCATTAAAGCCAA aCCGGCTCCTTTATTTGAGGGCGACCCTAGGCCGGTTGCGTCCGACTTGTTCACCGGAGCACCCAGTGGTCCAGTCGGCCCCCAGATTTTTCATCCAACGGGAGGAGCGTTCAAGAGCATGCCGTCGCCTAAAGTGACGTTTCATCCATCCTTTGAATTTCCCAAGTCTAGTCCCAAAGATGCGAAAGAAGACGGGAAAAGGTGGCCGGGATCTGTGCCCAGCAGTCCAGTCACCAAAGAAGACCCCACCATCGAAACCAAACGACCGAAAACCCCTCCGCACTCGTCGAGCGGGATTTATCCGACCCTCGGTCCGTATTTCGGGCAGTATGACAATATGATGCACTCTCCATTTTACCGTCCGGGACCGTCCAACGTTTCTCACGGCTTACCTATTTCGAGTGGTTATGCTCAGTCAACAATGGTGATCCCTTCCGGACCTTCTTATACCTCCATGTCCAACAAACATCAGCTGCAAGCTGGATTCTACCCTCCTCCGCACGCGCTTTCAGTTCGCCCCACAACTTCCCAGCACGAGCAGACCTACGTGTCGGCTGCCGCCCAGCAAAATCAACAGAATCACGTCACTCCCACTTGGTCGTTGAAGCCGTCGGTGATTGTCAGCAAGGCTCCTTCGTCGGGACCAACCAGTAGTGGAAATCATTCTTTACCTCCAGCTGGAAGCATTTCCAACGGGACTCCTATTCGACCGCCTTCACGTGAACCGATCCCGACATCTTCATCGGCTCCTCCGTGTTACACAGTCATGAACATGAAGTCAGGAACGCTGTGCGGCACACTGACTCCTGTTACCCTGAATGATTTGTCGAGGCCCGCTCGAATCAAGGCCGTCACTGCGACTATTCCGGTGGCCAGTGAGATGGAGTACGCCCAGCCTGCGTCCAGTCCCAACACcagccacaacaacagcaacagcagcgcgTCGAGACAGAGCAGCACTCCCAGCACGCCCAGTACGCCCGGCGTTTTGACTCATCCGAGCGATCCACCTGGATTGATGCCTCCTCCGGAATTgccgaaatttgttttggcgCCGACTCCTGCTCAGTTGGGCAGGGCTCCTTTCCAGCGTAGGCAATCGTCAACTCAGCCTCTGTCGCCATCGGGATCGTCTTCTCACAGTGGTGAAGAGGAACCGATCAGTCCAGGCGGTGGATTTGGATCGGCTCCTCTGTGCAGTCCAACTGTCGGGTCAGCCGTCGTTTCCGGAGGTTTTACAATTCCCACATCGACACCTTCGACCCCTAGCGTGCCACCTTCTCCAAGTCAACACAGCGCACAACAAGCTGCCGCCAAGAAGAATATGTTTAAACGAACCAAAGATGATGGGATGGACaa GGTGTTGGAGCAAGTGAATTTCGACGAGAAATTTTCCCACCTGCCGGAATTCAATCCCGCTGATTGCCAATCACCGAGTGCTCTTTCATTACCATCCAGCCCGCGAGTGTTCGTGCAAAACTATCGTCGAAAGCGAGTCGCTTCGA caacggaagaagaaggagattCTGACGTGTCAAACACAAGTGCTACACCGCAGTCTGGAGCTGTTGTAGGACACAAGTTTTTTGGGCCAGACTTTAGTCTGGATGCTTTCAAAG CCGAAGGTAATGAGGGAGACGTCTGCCTGTCTCCCGGTACTCCGAAAACCCCGGCCACAGGAAAGGAAAGTGCAGAGAAAAACTTTTCCTCGTTAAGAAGAATCTTGGATCAAAGAAGACAGTTGGTGATTCAACTTTTCCAAGAGCATGGTTTCTTCCCATCGACACAGGCAACCAGTCTTTTCCAG GCACTGCACCACGATACTTTTCCAACTAAACAGTGTCTCCAATTGAAAATTCGCGAGGTTCGCCAGAAAATGATGGCAcagactactactactactacaccggcTAGCGGCAATAATGTGGCTCCCCCCAATGTTTCTGGTGGCAACAACAATAATGCCTCGGGATTcagtggtggtggcggtggatCGAACGAGGTAATCGATGGCGAAGGGAGTGAAACGATCGATTTGGCCCAGGCTGCTGATGCAGGCTGTTAG